In Musa acuminata AAA Group cultivar baxijiao chromosome BXJ2-10, Cavendish_Baxijiao_AAA, whole genome shotgun sequence, a genomic segment contains:
- the LOC103968366 gene encoding beta-fructofuranosidase, insoluble isoenzyme 3 encodes MGMGRPTGAWSTPWLVVVLVHWLLCATERRRGAVVEASHVEFASLQSVPASVVDNRLRTGYHFQPPRNWINDPNGPMYFNGVYHLFYQYNPNGSVWGNIVWAHSVSTDLVNWIALDPAIRPSKPFDINGCWSGSATVLPGNRPVIVYTGIDPQQRQLQNVAYPKDLSDPYLREWVKPDYNPVIAPGDGINASAFRDPTTAWRGPGTHWKLVVGSKWNRRGKAILYRSRDFVHWVKAKHPLHTVKDTGMWECPDFYPVAVKGRRGLDTSAYGDSVKHVLKVSLDLRKYEYYTLGKYYHYQDKYVPDNTSADDHTGLRYDYGNFYASKTFFDPKKQRRILWGWAKESDAEDVDVAKGWAGIQAIPRTIWLDSSGRQLIQWPIEELESLRSKHVVVEHKKVSGGNSFEVEGINSSQADVEVAFEVSGLEKAEAFDPSWATDAEALCGRKRADVKGGVGPFGLLVLASANMEEKTAVFFRIFKAEHKHVVLMCHDPTRSSMRPNLYRPTFAGYVDVDIAKTGKISLRSLIDHSVVESFGAEGKTCITSRVYPSLAIGKDAHLFVFNNGSADVKVSELKAWEIRRPLMNGA; translated from the exons ATGGGGATGGGGAGGCCGACCGGAGCTTGGTCGACCCCGTGGTTGGTGGTGGTTCTTGTGCATTGGCTCCTCTGCGCCACCGAGAGGAGGCGAGGGGCGGTGGTGGAGGCCTCCCATGTGGAGTTTGCATCCCTCCAATCTGTTCCTGCCTCCGTCGTCGACAACAGGCTGAGGACTGGGTATCACTTCCAGCCCCCGAGGAACTGGATCAACG ATCCAAATG GACCCATGTACTTCAATGGCGTCTACCACCTCTTctaccagtacaaccccaatggcTCCGTGTGGGGTAACATCGTGTGGGCCCACTCGGTGTCGACCGACCTCGTCAACTGGATAGCACTCGACCCGGCCATCCGCCCCAGCAAGCCATTCGACATCAACGGATGCTGGTCCGGCTCCGCCACCGTCCTCCCCGGCAACAGGCCTGTGATCGTCTACACCGGCATCGACCCCCAGCAGAGACAACTGCAGAACGTTGCGTACCCCAAGGATCTGTCCGACCCTTACCTCCGCGAGTGGGTCAAGCCCGACTACAACCCGGTGATCGCCCCTGGCGACGGCATCAACGCCAGCGCGTTCCGCGACCCGACTACGGCGTGGCGCGGTCCCGGCACGCACTGGAAGCTCGTGGTGGGGAGCAAGTGGAACCGGAGGGGGAAGGCCATTCTGTACCGGAGCAGGGATTTCGTGCACTGGGTCAAGGCCAAGCACCCGCTGCACACGGTCAAGGATACCGGCATGTGGGAGTGCCCGGACTTCTACCCGGTGGCGGTGAAGGGGAGGCGAGGGCTGGACACGTCCGCGTACGGCGACAGCGTGAAGCATGTGTTGAAGGTCAGCTTGGACCTGCGAAAGTACGAGTACTACACGCTGGGGAAATACTACCACTACCAAGACAAGTACGTGCCGGACAACACGTCGGCGGACGATCACACTGGTTTGAGGTATGACTATGGGAACTTCTACGCCTCCAAGACGTTCTTCGATCCGAAGAAGCAGCGAAGGATCTTGTGGGGGTGGGCGAAAGAGTCGGACGCCGAGGACGTCGACGTAGCTAAGGGCTGGGCTGGAATCCAG GCTATTCCGAGAACCATTTGGCTGGATAGCAGCGGTCGACAGCTTATCCAGTGGCCAATCGAAGAGCTCGAATCCCTCAGAAGCAAACACGTTGTTGTCGAGCACAAGAAAGTCTCAGGTGGCAACTCCTTTGAAGTGGAAGGAATAAACTCCTCGCAA GCGGATGTGGAGGTAGCATTCGAAGTCTCAGGCTTGGAAAAAGCTGAGGCCTTTGATCCGTCCTGGGCGACTGATGCCGAAGCACTCTGTGGCCGGAAGAGGGCGGACGTCAAGGGTGGGGTCGGGCCATTCGGCCTCCTGGTTTTGGCTTCAGCCAACATGGAAGAGAAGACGGCTGTCTTCTTCAGGATCTTCAAAGCTGAACACAAGCATGTGGTCCTCATGTGCCATGATCCTACCAG GTCCTCCATGAGGCCAAATCTATACAGGCCGACCTTTGCGGGCTATGTCGATGTGGATATAGCTAAAACTGGCAAGATCTCTTTGAGGAGCTTG ATCGATCACTCTGTAGTGGAGAGCTTTGGGGCCGAAGGCAAGACATGCATTACATCCAGAGTTTATCCCAGCTTAGCCATCGGAAAAGATGCTCATCTCTTCGTGTTCAACAATGGATCAGCGGACGTCAAAGTCTCTGAGCTGAAGGCTTGGGAGATTAGGAGACCTCTCATGAATGGAGCATAG
- the LOC135624919 gene encoding OVARIAN TUMOR DOMAIN-containing deubiquitinating enzyme 6-like, producing the protein MTRIFVQRGSVGSSSNANRPPSSSAPQSSASQAAPTSREEDLEKHILEDQSSPEDPGEQSESTEDKTLKHDESSQGVKVEGGHNVYVEEEEKSSTHDVLVSAVLRDDMIELRSEQEDSVRSGSDSSQIVTGGSYPPPPPAPPPKPLLTNPSSRRTSMGSPNSVRIGPSRRQSAWPVVSTRSPSESRPSSPRSYGEGEGYNSADEQGPCYVSSYDDSERERLFETDLRRAKGFEVKKMLEDGNCLFRAVADQVYGDPEAYDMARQMCVDYMEKERDHFSQFVTEGFTSYCKRKRRDKVYGNNIEIQAFAEMYNRPIHIYSYSTEPINIFQGNYITDTPPIRLSYHHGNHYNSLLDSRRMTIGAGLGFSSLRGRNISKDQVKAAIKAQQDQQIDNALIAEGRFYSDLELTEKEIERMVMEASRAEYLAKEKLKQCPSFQESSTSRAEPSSSVATTGSSRSASEADSEKALLPEMVLTSSMQMVLSMGFGYMQVMEAYSIFGDDVDSMICYLLEMGGSGGSPAGRNRHKGKAAE; encoded by the exons ATGACTAGAATCTTTGTTCAGCGTGGATCGGTGGGGTCTTCCTCCAACGCCAATCGCCCTCCATCGAGCTCAGCGCCACAATCTTCTGCCTCTCAGGCTGCCCCCACTTCCAGGGAGGAGGACCTAGAAAAGCATATTCTTGAAGACCAGAGTTCCCCGGAGGACCCTGGAGAGCAATCAGAGAGCACTGAGGATAAAACTTTGAAGCATGATGAATCTTCCCAGGGTGTTAAAGTTGAGGGTGGGCACAATGTATATGTTGAAGAGGAGGAAAAGTCTTCAACTCATGATGTTTTGGTTTCTGCAGTTTTAAGGGATGACATGATTGAGCTTCGCTCGGAACAAGAAGATTCTGTGCGGTCAGGTAGTGATTCATCACAGATTGTTACAGGAGGTTCCTACCCTCCACCACCACCAGCCCCACCTCCAAAACCTTTGTTAACAAATCCAAGTTCAAGGAGGACTAGTATGGGGTCTCCAAATTCTGTGAGGATTGGTCCTTCAAGGAGGCAGTCGGCTTGGCCGGTTGTATCAACACGTTCACCATCAGAGTCTCGGCCATCTTCTCCCAGGTCATATGGTGAAGGCGAAGGTTACAACAGTGCGGATGAGCAAGGTCCTTGCTACGTGTCCTCATATGATGATTCG GAGAGAGAAAGACTGTTTGAAACTGATTTACGACGGGCAAAGGGTTTTGAAGTAAAAAAGATGCTGGAGGATGGGAATTGTCTTTTCCGGGCTGTTGCAGACCAAGTCTATGGCGATCCAGAAGCATATGACATGGCAAGACAAATGTGCGTTGATTATATG GAAAAAGAGAGAGACCATTTCTCTCAGTTCGTAACTGAAGGCTTCACATCATATTGCAAGCGGAAAAGACGAGACAAG GTCTATGGAAACAACATTGAGATCCAGGCATTTGCTGAAATGTACAACCGTCCTATACATATCTACTCCTATAGCACAG AACCTATTAATATCTTTCAAGGGAATTACATCACTGATACACCTCCAATTCGGTTAAGCTACCACCATGGTAACCATTACAACTCACTTCTTGACTCACGTAGAATGACAATTGGTGCAGGCCTTGGATTTAGTAGCCTTCGAGGG agaAACATTAGTAAGGACCAGGTGAAGGCTGCCATTAAAGCCCAGCAGGATCAGCAAATAGACAAT GCACTTATAGCGGAGGGGCGATTTTACTCCGATCTGGAACTGACAGAGAAGGAAATTGAGAGGATGGTGATGGAGGCTTCACGGGCTGAATATCTAGCTAAAGAGAAGTTGAAGCAGTGTCCTTCGTTTCAAGAGTCTTCCACGTCTAGGGCAGAACCATCATCTTCTGTGGCAA CAACGGGATCATCACGGTCTGCATCGGAAGCTGATAGTGAGAAGGCATTGCTGCCTGAGATGGTGCTCACCAGCAGCATGCAGATGGTTCTGTCCATGGGTTTTGGCTACATGCAGGTCATGGAGGCATATAGCATTTTTGGTGATGACGTGGATTCTATGATATGCTACCTGCTGGAGATGGGAGGCAGTGGTGGCTCTCCTGCTGGCAGGAACAGACACAAAGGGAAAGCAGCAGAGTGA
- the LOC103969760 gene encoding secoisolariciresinol dehydrogenase-like, translating to MFNNAAVIHRNRTRITDVDAADFARVLSVNLAGVFLGIKHALRGQHHQQWERGGGGGRGGVARIHHVEERRGRGRPARSSAGWPTSRGRCCDAAVYLGSDESGFVSGHHLVIDSAFTTVNNGFGLFKQ from the exons ATGTTCAATAACGCCGCCGTCATCCACCGCAACCGGACCCGGATCACGGACGTCGACGCTGCTGACTTCGCCCGGGTGCTGAGCGTCAACCTCGCCGGGGTGTTCCTGGGGATAAAGCACGCGTTGCGGGGgcagcatcatcaacaatgggagCGTGGCGGCGGTGGTGGGCGGGGTGGCGTCGCACGCATACATCACGTCGAAGAGCGCCGCGGCCGAGGACGGCCAGCACG CTCATCGGCGGGATGGCCAACCTCAAGGGGCCGGTGCTGCGACGCCGCCGTCTACCTGGGGAGCGACGAGTCCGGGTTCGTCAGCGGCCACCACCTCGTCATCGACAGCGCGTTCACCACCGTCAACAACGGTTTTGGTCTCTTCAAGCAGTGA
- the LOC135583666 gene encoding uncharacterized protein LOC135583666 — protein MAGEAAAADTPSEPPASSDFVIHHRWSRSPAAADSSLPRFQPRALHVGRTYPNGGGEFERRPRAGEATGYTSLRDLIDSPPPPSGASSPAAPGAGGGREIRIRNRLVKQAAYAYLQPTPSAAESDRLRRRHQSLRRFLAVLTCGLGVDPLLSCIDFVCRLVHRPRR, from the coding sequence ATGGCGGGGGAAGCCGCCGCGGCCGACACGCCCTCGGAACCGCCGGCGAGCAGTGATTTCGTCATCCACCATCGATGGTCGAGGTCCCCCGCCGCCGCGGACTCCTCCCTCCCGCGGTTCCAGCCGAGGGCGCTCCACGTCGGGCGCACCTACCCCAACGGCGGCGGCGAATTCGAGCGCCGCCCTCGCGCTGGAGAGGCCACGGGCTACACCAGCCTCCGGGACCTCATCGACTCGCCTCCGCCGCCCAGCGGAGCCTCGTCCCCGGCCGCCCCCGGCGCCGGCGGGGGCCGGGAGATCCGGATCAGGAACCGCCTCGTGAAGCAGGCAGCGTACGCGTACCTCCAGCCGACGCCGTCGGCGGCGGAGTCCGACCGTCTTCGCCGCCGTCACCAGTCGCTCCGTCGGTTCCTCGCCGTCCTCACCTGCGGCCTCGGCGTGGACCCGCTCCTCTCCTGCATCGATTTCGTCTGCCGGCTCGTCCATCGTCCGCGACGATGA